Proteins encoded within one genomic window of Humulus lupulus chromosome 1, drHumLupu1.1, whole genome shotgun sequence:
- the LOC133785404 gene encoding uncharacterized protein LOC133785404 → MAIDKSWTTLRNRGCQEYWNGLQAFLRMASEHKDSDGRIRCPCVRCINNRLESLDVVQAHVFDRGFHQAYDKWIYHGEEEEIVANEVVDENEDDEMIHVVEDSLLSTTEEVETDPGTSQSQHQSEGSGNESSIDSSPADQHEILNKVLVEKSDYQKGVKGKGRMSTSSSTNQSQSPTHTAPTPHEDMTTMALMMKAMRETIQMMTPQKSSSLYNPQFDSFLQRYLPSQSEDGTSSRSNTAHPDLHTPPQQQYQPPPQYPPYMSSQQPPQYQNQYMFGRSSQSHPLYCNFTDFTGGSMQHPQPNLRYGEVGGPSQQQPFSRYGELGGSSQQQPFFRYGEFGGESQQQEQPFLSTPIHPRPRDQFGDLTLGQSSQHHYIPSLPQPLPQPPPPPPPHQNVEDEDN, encoded by the coding sequence ATGGCGATTGATAAgtcttggacaacattgagaaatcgtggttgtcaagaatattggaatggtctacaagcttttttgaggatggcgtcggaacataaggattctgatggaagaattaggtgcccgtgtgtcAGATGCATAAATAATAGATTGGAATCTTTGGATGTTGTGCaagcacacgtattcgataggggttttcatcaagcttatgataagtggatttaTCATGGCGAGGAGGAAGAAATTGTTGCcaatgaggtggttgatgagaatgaagacgatgagatgattcatGTTGTGGAAGACTCCCTTTTAtcgacaactgaggaagtagaaacGGATCCCGGCACGAGTCAATCTCAACATCAGAGTGAAGGGTCTGGTAATGAATCTAGCATTGATTCGTCCCCGGCCGATCAACACGAGATACTAAATAAAGTACTCGTGGAGAAATCTGACTACCAAAAAGGTGTGAAAGGGAAAGGGAGAatgtcaacctccagctctacaAATCAAAGTCAGTCCCCAACACATACTGCTCCTACGCCTCATGAAGATATGACTACTATGGctctgatgatgaaggcaatGCGTGAGACGATTCAGATGATGACACCCCAGAAATCCAGTAGTCTGTATAACCCACAGTTTGACAGCTTTCTGCAGAGGTATTTGCCATCACAATCTGAAGATGGTACGTCTTCTCGAAGTAACACCGCCCATCCTGACCTGCATACACCGCCACAACAACAGTACCAGCCTCCTCCACAGTATCCGCCATATatgtcgtcgcaacaacctccgCAATATCAAAATCAGTACATGTTTGGACGCTCTTCCCAGTCTCATCCACTCTACTGTAACTTTACCGACTTTacaggaggatcgatgcagcatCCGCAGCCTAATCTTAGGTATGGTGAGGTTGGAGGTCCGTCGCAGCAGCAGCCATTTTCTAGGTATGGTGAACTTGGGGGCTCCTCGCAGCAGCAGCCATTTTTTagatatggtgagtttgggggcGAGTCGCAACAACAGGAGCAACCTTTTTTATCCACCCCGATACACCCACGACCACGGgatcagtttggggacctcacgcttgGACAATCTTCACAGCATCATTATATTCCTTCACTACCACAACCATTGCCAcagccaccgccaccgccaccgccacatCAGAATGTTGAAGATGAAGATAATTAG